One window from the genome of Eucalyptus grandis isolate ANBG69807.140 chromosome 7, ASM1654582v1, whole genome shotgun sequence encodes:
- the LOC104453501 gene encoding dolichyl-diphosphooligosaccharide--protein glycosyltransferase 48 kDa subunit: MAMATATARSAVLLLALISFLLLLPFLAAALSVDSPKGRRVLVLLDDLATKSSHSLYFRSLQSRGYDLDFKLADDPKIGLQRYGQYLYDGLILFCPATERFGGSLDQAAILDFVDSGHDLIIAADANASDLIREIATECGVDFDEDPLAVVVDHIGYAVSDTEGDHTLIAADDFIDSSVILGDKKIEAPVLFQGIGHSLNPSNNLVLKVLAASPSAYSANPKSKLSNPPSLTGSAVSLVSVVQARNNARVLITGSLSLFSNRLFRSSVQKAGSSTRHEKAGNEQFLTEISKWIFHERGHLKAVNVKHNLVGEADEPAMYRITDDLEYSVEIYEWSGSSWEPYVSDDVQVQFYMMSPYVLKTLSTDKKGVYSTSFKVPDVYGVFQFKLEYQRLGYTSLSLSKQIPVRPFRHNEYERFIPAAYPYYGAAFSMMAGFFLFTFAHLYNK, from the exons atggcgatggcgacggcgacggcgagatcTGCGGTCCTCCTCCTGGCGCTgatctccttcctcctcctcctccccttcctCGCCGCCGCCCTGTCCGTCGACAGCCCCAAGGGGCGGCGCGTCCTCGTCCTGCTCGACGACCTGGCCACCAAGTCGTCGCACTCCCTCTACTTCCGGTCCCTCCAGTCCCGCGGCTACGACCTCGACTTCAAGCTCGCCGACGACCCCAAGATCGGCCTCCAGCGCTACGGCCAGTACCTCTACGACGGCCTCATCCTCTTCTGCCCCGCGACCGAGC GTTTTGGAGGATCTCTTGACCAGGCTGCCATTCTGGATTTTGTTGATTCGGGCCATGATCTGATCATTGCTGCCGATGCCAATGCTTCGGATTTGATTCGAGAAATCGCTACCGAGTGCGGAGTTGACTTCGACGAG GATCCTTTGGCTGTGGTTGTTGATCACATTGGCTATGCAGTTTCGGACACAGAAGGAGACCATACACTGATTGCTGCTGATGATTTCATTGATTCTAGTGTCATTCTAGGGGATAAGAAAATTGAG GCTCCAGTACTTTTTCAGGGGATTGGACATTCATTAAATCCTTCCAACAATCTG GTCTTGAAGGTTCTTGCGGCTTCTCCTTCTGCTTACTCTGCAAATCCAAAGTCCAAGTTGTCAAATCCGCCGTCACTTACTGGATCTGCTGTATCACTGGTTTCAGTCGTGCAG GCGAGAAACAATGCTAGAGTATTGATTACCGGCTCATTGAGTTTATTCAGCAATCG ATTGTTCAGATCTAGTGTGCAGAAGGCTGGGAGCTCAACCAG GCATGAGAAAGCAGGAAACGAGCAGTTCCTCACTGAAATTAGCAAATGGATATTCCATGAGAGAGGACATCTGAAG GCTGTGAATGTGAAGCACAATCTAGTTGGGGAAGCTGATGAACCTGCGATGTATAGGATCACTGATGACCTG GAATACTCCGTTGAGATATACGAATGGTCTGGAAGCAGCTGGGAACCATATGTTTCAGATGATGTTCAAGTTCAGTTTTACATGATGAGCCCTTATGTTCTGAAAACTTTATCTACCGACAAAAAG GGTGTGTATTCTACTTCATTTAAGGTTCCAGATGTCTATGGTGTTTTCCAGTTCAAGCTTGAATACCAAAGGCTTGGATACACTAGCTTGTCCCTATCCAAGCAG ATTCCAGTACGACCTTTCAGACACAACGAGTATGAAAGATTTATTCCAGCTGCCTATCCCTATTATGGTGCAGCATTCTCTATG ATGGCGGGCTTCTTTCTCTTCACCTTTGCCCACTTATACAACAAGTAG